In Rahnella sikkimica, the following are encoded in one genomic region:
- the hrpB gene encoding ATP-dependent helicase HrpB produces the protein MENSLSSLPVSAVLEPLLAALKQAPQVLLLAPTGAGKSTWLPLQLLKQGNLPGKILLLEPRRLAAKNVAFRLAQQLGETPGQTVGYRMRAESKTSAATRLEVVTEGILTRMVQADPELTGVSLVILDEFHERSLQADLALALLLDVQNALRDDLKLLIMSATLDNLRLSPLLPDAPVIVSEGRSFPVDRQYLSLATHERLDEGVARMVSRLMSENPGSMLLFLPGVSEITRVQNLLSGKVADDVDLCPLYGALSLEQQQKAIQPSPAGRRKIVLATNIAETSLTIEGIRLVVDSGLERSAQFDPRSGLTRLITQRISQASMTQRAGRAGRLEPGVCWHLFSKEQAERASAQAEAEILQSDLSSFWLELLQWGCQDPAQLQWLDMPPTAALSAAKHLLHQLGATDAHGKITAAGQRMAQLGCEPRLAAMLISAAQQSPDALATAALLAAMLEEPPRGGLPDIDYWFSRPQGNWQRRAKQLAQRTGGKSGDADASLAPWLLARAFSDRIAQRRGEDGRYLLANGLGASLPQDDGLTRAPWLVAPQLLQGNNSPDARILLAISLDITQLPARLPDVVKEQAAVEWDEGKGTLRAWRRWQIGRLVLKASPLAKPEDAELQQALIDWIRTQGLQALTWSVAAEQLRLRLTCAAKWLPEASWPAMDDETLLDGLESWLQPSLQGVRSLKSLQQVDLHDALLRLCDWQQRQRLDAALPTHYTVPTGSRLPIRYHADQPPALSVRMQEMFGEERSPVVAEGRVNVVLELLSPAQRPLQITADLAAFWQGSYREVQKEMKGRYPKHPWPDNPAEAAPTRRTKKYSAQ, from the coding sequence ATGGAGAATTCATTGTCTTCTTTGCCGGTCAGCGCCGTCCTTGAACCGCTTTTAGCCGCCCTTAAGCAGGCACCGCAAGTGTTATTGCTCGCGCCGACTGGTGCCGGTAAATCGACCTGGTTGCCGTTGCAGCTGCTCAAACAAGGCAATCTGCCGGGGAAAATCCTGTTGCTGGAACCGCGTCGTCTGGCGGCAAAAAATGTCGCTTTCCGTCTGGCGCAGCAGCTGGGCGAAACGCCGGGGCAAACCGTCGGTTACCGTATGCGCGCCGAAAGCAAAACCAGTGCGGCGACGCGGCTTGAAGTCGTGACCGAAGGCATTCTCACCCGCATGGTGCAGGCGGATCCTGAACTGACAGGTGTTTCGCTGGTGATCCTCGATGAATTCCATGAGCGCAGTTTGCAGGCCGATCTGGCGCTGGCGTTGCTGCTCGACGTACAAAATGCGCTGCGCGATGATCTTAAATTACTGATCATGTCCGCGACGCTGGATAATCTGCGTTTATCGCCGCTGCTGCCTGATGCGCCGGTGATCGTCTCCGAAGGCCGCAGTTTTCCGGTTGACCGGCAATATCTTTCCCTCGCCACCCACGAACGGCTGGACGAAGGCGTGGCCCGCATGGTCAGCCGCCTGATGAGTGAAAACCCCGGTTCGATGCTGCTGTTTTTACCCGGTGTTTCTGAAATTACCCGCGTGCAAAATCTGCTGTCGGGCAAGGTGGCAGACGATGTCGATCTCTGCCCGCTGTACGGCGCGCTTTCTTTAGAGCAGCAGCAAAAAGCCATTCAGCCGTCACCTGCCGGACGTCGCAAAATCGTGCTGGCAACCAATATTGCGGAAACCAGTCTGACCATCGAAGGCATCCGGCTGGTGGTCGACAGCGGTCTGGAACGCAGCGCGCAGTTTGACCCGCGCAGCGGCCTGACGCGGCTGATCACTCAGCGCATCAGTCAGGCGTCCATGACCCAGCGCGCAGGCCGTGCAGGGCGTCTTGAGCCCGGAGTGTGCTGGCATCTGTTCAGCAAAGAGCAGGCGGAACGCGCCAGTGCGCAGGCCGAAGCAGAAATCCTGCAAAGCGATCTGAGCAGTTTCTGGCTGGAGCTGTTGCAGTGGGGTTGTCAGGATCCGGCGCAGCTTCAGTGGCTGGATATGCCGCCCACGGCGGCGTTGTCGGCGGCAAAACACCTTTTGCATCAGCTTGGCGCAACCGACGCGCACGGCAAAATTACCGCCGCCGGACAGCGCATGGCGCAACTCGGCTGTGAGCCCAGGCTGGCGGCGATGTTGATTTCTGCGGCGCAGCAAAGCCCGGACGCGCTGGCAACGGCGGCGCTGCTGGCGGCCATGCTCGAAGAGCCGCCGCGCGGCGGATTGCCGGATATTGATTACTGGTTCAGCCGTCCGCAGGGCAACTGGCAGCGGCGTGCAAAACAGCTGGCGCAGCGCACCGGCGGGAAAAGCGGTGATGCCGATGCGTCACTCGCGCCGTGGCTGCTGGCGCGCGCATTCAGCGACCGTATCGCCCAGCGACGCGGTGAAGATGGCCGTTATCTGCTGGCGAACGGGCTGGGCGCGTCTTTACCGCAGGACGACGGATTAACCCGCGCGCCGTGGCTGGTGGCGCCGCAATTATTGCAGGGCAACAACAGCCCGGACGCCCGCATTTTGCTGGCGATTTCGCTGGATATAACCCAATTGCCTGCGCGGCTGCCGGACGTGGTGAAAGAGCAGGCGGCGGTCGAATGGGATGAGGGAAAAGGTACGCTGCGCGCGTGGCGACGCTGGCAAATCGGGCGTCTGGTGCTGAAAGCCAGTCCGCTGGCGAAGCCGGAAGATGCCGAGCTGCAACAGGCATTGATCGACTGGATCCGCACGCAGGGTTTACAGGCGCTCACCTGGTCTGTCGCGGCGGAACAGCTGCGCCTGCGCCTGACCTGTGCGGCAAAATGGCTGCCGGAAGCCAGCTGGCCAGCGATGGACGACGAGACGTTACTCGACGGGCTGGAAAGCTGGTTACAGCCTTCTTTACAGGGCGTGCGTTCGTTAAAATCGCTGCAACAGGTTGATTTGCATGATGCCTTATTAAGGCTTTGTGACTGGCAGCAGCGTCAGCGTCTGGACGCCGCTTTACCGACGCATTACACCGTCCCGACTGGCAGTCGCCTGCCGATCCGCTATCATGCAGACCAGCCACCGGCGCTTTCGGTGCGGATGCAGGAAATGTTTGGCGAGGAACGCAGCCCGGTAGTGGCCGAAGGGCGTGTAAACGTGGTGCTGGAATTACTGTCTCCGGCGCAACGGCCCTTGCAAATCACCGCCGATCTGGCGGCGTTCTGGCAGGGCTCGTACCGTGAAGTGCAGAAAGAAATGAAAGGGCGCTACCCGAAACATCCCTGGCCGGATAATCCGGCGGAGGCCGCGCCGACACGGCGAACCAAGAAGTATTCCGCGCAATAA
- the sfsA gene encoding DNA/RNA nuclease SfsA, whose protein sequence is MHFEPALQPATLIKRYKRFLADVITPDGRELTLHCANTGAMTGCATPGDTVWYSTSDNAKRKYAHSWELTETQQHHWICVNTLRANQLVREAIEAQRIPELSGYSNLSAEVKYGTENSRIDLMLQAENQPDCYIEVKSVTLLHAGQGFFPDAVTLRGQKHLRELQSMAEQGQRAVLFFAVLHSGIESVSAAHHIDPRYTELLTQVQKKGVEVMCYGAALSAEGIRLTERLPLVTKSLNG, encoded by the coding sequence ATGCATTTCGAGCCAGCGCTTCAACCCGCGACCCTGATAAAACGTTACAAACGTTTTCTCGCTGATGTGATCACCCCCGATGGCCGGGAACTCACGCTGCACTGCGCCAACACCGGCGCAATGACCGGCTGCGCCACGCCGGGCGATACCGTCTGGTATTCCACGTCGGATAACGCCAAACGTAAATATGCCCACAGCTGGGAACTGACCGAAACGCAGCAACATCACTGGATTTGCGTGAATACGCTGCGGGCAAATCAGCTGGTGCGCGAAGCTATCGAGGCACAGCGCATACCGGAATTATCCGGTTACAGTAATTTATCGGCGGAAGTAAAATACGGCACCGAAAATAGCCGTATAGACTTGATGTTACAGGCAGAAAATCAACCTGACTGCTATATTGAAGTGAAATCTGTCACGTTGCTGCACGCCGGTCAGGGATTCTTCCCGGATGCAGTCACACTGCGCGGCCAGAAGCATTTGCGCGAGTTACAGTCGATGGCAGAACAGGGGCAGCGAGCGGTACTTTTCTTCGCTGTTTTACATTCAGGCATTGAAAGCGTGTCCGCTGCACACCATATTGATCCCCGTTACACAGAATTGCTGACGCAGGTTCAGAAAAAAGGTGTAGAAGTGATGTGCTACGGTGCCGCACTTTCTGCTGAGGGTATCCGCCTCACAGAACGATTACCGCTGGTCACGAAATCGCTAAACGGATAA
- the dksA gene encoding RNA polymerase-binding protein DksA → MQEGQTRKTSSLSILAIAGVQPYQEKPGEEYMNDAQLAHFKKILEAWRNQLRDEVDRTVTHMQDEAANFPDPVDRAAQEEEFSLELRNRDRERKLIKKIEKTLKKVEDEDFGYCDSCGVEIGIRRLEARPTADLCIDCKTLAEIREKQMAG, encoded by the coding sequence ATGCAAGAAGGCCAAACCCGTAAGACGTCGTCCTTGAGCATTCTCGCTATCGCTGGGGTGCAGCCGTATCAAGAGAAGCCGGGCGAAGAGTACATGAACGACGCTCAGCTGGCTCACTTCAAAAAGATTCTTGAAGCATGGCGCAATCAGCTCAGGGATGAAGTAGATCGTACCGTTACACACATGCAGGATGAAGCTGCAAACTTCCCTGATCCGGTTGACCGTGCCGCTCAGGAAGAAGAATTCAGCCTCGAACTGCGTAACCGTGACCGTGAACGTAAGCTGATCAAAAAGATTGAAAAAACACTGAAAAAAGTGGAAGACGAGGATTTCGGTTATTGCGATTCCTGTGGCGTTGAGATTGGCATCCGCCGTCTTGAAGCACGTCCGACCGCTGACTTGTGTATCGACTGTAAGACTCTGGCTGAAATCCGCGAAAAGCAGATGGCTGGCTAA
- the thpR gene encoding RNA 2',3'-cyclic phosphodiesterase — translation MSVERRLFFALSLPAKLQKQVIKWRAEHFPQDTGRPVTAANLHITLAFLGEISELKAGALTRIAGRIQAQKFSLCLDDIGHWPGSGVVWIGTKRAPNALLQLASVLRSHAARNGCHQSTLPFHPHVSLYRSATRPVAIPPATPDWQLEAEDFSLYESTYERGRTRYRCLQSWPLADIPAT, via the coding sequence ATGTCTGTCGAGCGCCGCCTGTTTTTCGCTTTATCGTTACCTGCAAAGTTACAAAAGCAGGTCATCAAATGGCGTGCCGAACATTTTCCGCAAGACACCGGCCGCCCCGTCACGGCGGCGAACCTGCACATTACGCTGGCGTTTCTGGGCGAAATCAGTGAACTCAAAGCCGGCGCGCTGACCCGCATCGCCGGACGCATTCAGGCGCAGAAATTCAGCCTGTGTCTGGACGATATCGGGCACTGGCCGGGTTCCGGCGTAGTGTGGATTGGTACGAAGCGCGCGCCCAATGCGCTGCTGCAACTGGCTTCCGTGCTGCGCTCTCACGCCGCCCGCAACGGCTGCCACCAAAGTACGCTGCCGTTTCATCCGCATGTATCGCTCTACCGCAGTGCCACGCGCCCGGTCGCCATTCCGCCCGCCACGCCTGACTGGCAACTGGAAGCAGAAGATTTCAGTCTGTACGAATCCACTTATGAACGCGGGCGCACCCGTTACCGCTGCCTGCAAAGCTGGCCTCTGGCTGACATTCCGGCCACCTGA